One window of the Trifolium pratense cultivar HEN17-A07 linkage group LG2, ARS_RC_1.1, whole genome shotgun sequence genome contains the following:
- the LOC123908016 gene encoding putative 3,4-dihydroxy-2-butanone kinase, with the protein MALAKKLINDPNDVETQFIDGLMETYPSLQYLDGYPHVKVVFRADVYPGPPYDKVAVISGGGSGHEPAHAGFVGEGMLTAAICGDVFASPTVDAILAGIRTVTGPMGCLLIIKNYTGDRLNFGLAAEQAKSEGYKVESVIVEDDCAIPPPLEMAGRRGLAGTILVHKVAGAAAAAGLSLAEVAAEARYASENVGTMGVALKACTLPGRVLTDRLGASKMELGLGIHGEPGPQVTDIQPVEAVVSHLLKQILSKETNYLPIPKGERVVLMVNGLGGTPLMELMIAAGKAVPQLMVEHGLAVDRVYTGSFMTSLDMEGLSISIMRADPSILQRLDAETKAPYWPVGVSGDRPPAKIPAPIPRSSSTKIVEPQSQPLKLTEQGRLLELAIVAAANALIQLKDTLNEWDSKVGDGDCGSTMYKGATAVLEDMKNYPLNDAAETVGEIGSTIGKSMGGTSGIIYSILCKAACAQLKTCSHSAITSKQWAEALAAAIAAVTKYGGAKAGYRTLLDALIPALSSLEERLNSGDDPVTAFLTSSGAALDGADSTKTMRAKAGRTLYVSQEIQSSVPDPGAYATASWYSAAAQAIKDKYKNK; encoded by the exons ATGGCATTGGCTAAGAAACTCATCAACGATCCGAACG ATGTTGAGACTCAATTCATTGATGGTCTTATGGAGACATACCCCTCACTGCAGTATTTAGATGGCTATCCTCAT GTGAAGGTTGTTTTTCGTGCAGATGTTTATCCCGGTCCACCATATGATAAAGTTGCAGTCATATCAG GGGGTGGAAGTGGCCACGAACCTGCTCATGCTGGATTTGTGGGAGAAGGAATGCTGACGGCAGCCATATGTGGCGATGTCTTTGCTAGTCCAACTGTTGATGCTATTCTTGCT GGGATACGAACTGTAACTGGTCCAATGGGATGTCTTCTTATTATAAAG AACTATACTGGCGATCGTTTGAACTTTGGTTTGGCTGCTGAGCAAGCAAAATCTGAAGGTTATAAAGTAGAG AGTGTGATTGTCGAGGATGATTGTGCTATACCTCCACCTCTAGAGATGGCTGGAAGAAGAGGATTGGCAGGGACTATTCTGGTTCATAAG GTTGCAGGAGCTGCTGCAGCTGCTGGTCTTTCTCTTGCTGAAGTTGCTGCGGAAGCAAGATATGCATCTGAAAATGTGGGGACTATGGGTGTTGCTTTAAAAGCGTGCACACTTCCTGGTAGGGTTTTAACAGATCGTTTGGGGGCATCGAAAATGGAACTGGGTCTTGGAATT CATGGGGAACCTGGTCCACAGGTGACTGATATACAGCCTGTAGAAGCGGTGGTTTCTCATCTTCTGAAGCAAATATTGTCCAAG GAAACAAACTATCTCCCAATACCTAAGGGTGAAAGAGTGGTCCTCATGGTCAATGG GTTAGGTGGAACTCCCTTGATGGAACTAATGATTGCAGCAGGAAAAGCAGTTCCTCAATTGATGGTGGAGCATGGATTGGCTGTTGATAGAGTATATACAGGATCATTCATGACTTCTCTTGACATGGAAG GTTTATCAATTTCTATCATGAGGGCTGATCCATCTATTCTTCAACGATTGGATGCTGAAACCAAAGCTCCTTATTGGCCTGTTGGAGTTAGTG GTGACCGTCCACCTGCAAAAATTCCCGCTCCAATTCCACGATCTTCATCAACAAAGATAGTTGAG CCACAGAGTCAGCCTCTAAAACTAACTGAGCAAGGACGACTTCTTGAGCTAGCCATTGTAGCTGCTGCAAATGCACTTATACAGCTCAAAGACACTCTAAACGAATGGGACTCTAAAGTTGGTGATGGTGACTGTGGTTCAACT ATGTATAAAGGTGCAACAGCAGTTCTTGAGGACATGAAAAA TTACCCTCTGAATGATGCTGCAGAAACTGTTGGTGAAATTGGATCAACAATTGGAAAATCAATGGGAGGAACAAGTGGGATCAT aTATTCAATTTTATGTAAGGCAGCATGTGCACAGCTGAAAACATGCTCCCATTCTGCTATCACATCAAAACAAT GGGCTGAGGCACTTGCGGCGGCCATTGCTGCTGTTACTAAATATGGGGGAGCTAAGGCTGGTTACAGAACATTGTTAGATGCCCTCATCCCGGCATTGTCATCACTTGAAGAG AGACTAAATTCTGGTGATGATCCTGTCACTGCTTTTCTTACCTCATCTGGAGCTGCACTTGATGGAGCTGACTCAACCAAGACAATGCGAGCAAAG GCTGGGCGTACACTTTACGTGTCTCAAGAGATCCAGTCATCAGTTCCTGATCCGGGTGCTTATGCCACAGCGTCATGGTACAGTGCTGCAGCCCAAGCCATCAAGGATAAATACAAGAATAAATAG
- the LOC123909795 gene encoding N-alpha-acetyltransferase 40 isoform X2, with protein sequence MDSETFQRRRRTNSTHNKNNAVVGEERLNRSEVLAKKKAIEQLIKAANAKIDQLAFFPSYRHFKINGLSVCLKSGHGNKLSSPVKRYIQNLLKLNMEGPYGSEWQEEEKVKRREMVDPEARYIFVHVVPNSNVDDMTTVLTEEDTSTSCQEDSSPLVGFVHYRFVSEEDVPVLYVYELQLEPRVQGKGLGKFLMELIELIAQKNCMGAVMLTVQKANLLAMNFYMSKLRYIISATSPSKANPMLEKSYEILCRTFDDDAKTIFEDSE encoded by the exons ATGGACTCCGAGACCTTCCAACGACGCCGTCGAACCAATTCCACTCACAACAAAAACAACGCCGTCGTAGGAGAGGAAAGGTTGAACCGCAGCGAG GTACTTGCAAAGAAGAAAGCCATTGAACAACTCATCAAAGCAGCAAATGCCAAAATTGATCAACTCGCATTTTTCCCCTCTTATCGCCACTTCAAAATTAACG GTCTCTCGGTGTGTTTGAAGTCGGGACATGGCAATAAACTTTCCTCTCCGGTTAAACGTTATATTCAGAATCTCCTTAAG CTTAACATGGAAGGGCCATATGGATCTGAGTGGCAAGAGGAAGAAAAGGTGAAGCGTAGAGAAATGGTTGATCCCGAAGCACGCTATATATTTGTGCATGTGGTTCCTAATTCAAATGTTGATGACATGACAACGGTGTTGACTGAGGAAGATACTTCGACAAGTTGTCAAGAAGATAGTAGCCCCTTGGTTGGATTTGTACATTACCGCTTTGTTTCGGAAGAAGATGTACCTGTGCTTTATGTGTATGAACTACAGCTTGAGCCTCGCGTCCAGGGGAAAGGATTGGGAAAGTTTCTAATGGAACTTATTGAGCTTATCGCCCAAAAG AACTGCATGGGTGCTGTCATGCTAACTGTTCAGAAGGCAAACTTATTAGCTATGAATTTCTATATGAGTAAGCTAAG ATATATCATATCAGCCACGTCGCCTTCTAAGGCTAATCCAATG CTGGAGAAGAGTTATGAAATTCTTTGCAGAACATTTGATGACGATGCTAAAACTATTTTTGAG GATAGTGAATGA
- the LOC123909795 gene encoding N-alpha-acetyltransferase 40 isoform X1: MDSETFQRRRRTNSTHNKNNAVVGEERLNRSEVLAKKKAIEQLIKAANAKIDQLAFFPSYRHFKINGLSVCLKSGHGNKLSSPVKRYIQNLLKLNMEGPYGSEWQEEEKVKRREMVDPEARYIFVHVVPNSNVDDMTTVLTEEDTSTSCQEDSSPLVGFVHYRFVSEEDVPVLYVYELQLEPRVQGKGLGKFLMELIELIAQKNCMGAVMLTVQKANLLAMNFYMSKLRYIISATSPSKANPMLEKSYEILCRTFDDDAKTIFEVQHSVHH; the protein is encoded by the exons ATGGACTCCGAGACCTTCCAACGACGCCGTCGAACCAATTCCACTCACAACAAAAACAACGCCGTCGTAGGAGAGGAAAGGTTGAACCGCAGCGAG GTACTTGCAAAGAAGAAAGCCATTGAACAACTCATCAAAGCAGCAAATGCCAAAATTGATCAACTCGCATTTTTCCCCTCTTATCGCCACTTCAAAATTAACG GTCTCTCGGTGTGTTTGAAGTCGGGACATGGCAATAAACTTTCCTCTCCGGTTAAACGTTATATTCAGAATCTCCTTAAG CTTAACATGGAAGGGCCATATGGATCTGAGTGGCAAGAGGAAGAAAAGGTGAAGCGTAGAGAAATGGTTGATCCCGAAGCACGCTATATATTTGTGCATGTGGTTCCTAATTCAAATGTTGATGACATGACAACGGTGTTGACTGAGGAAGATACTTCGACAAGTTGTCAAGAAGATAGTAGCCCCTTGGTTGGATTTGTACATTACCGCTTTGTTTCGGAAGAAGATGTACCTGTGCTTTATGTGTATGAACTACAGCTTGAGCCTCGCGTCCAGGGGAAAGGATTGGGAAAGTTTCTAATGGAACTTATTGAGCTTATCGCCCAAAAG AACTGCATGGGTGCTGTCATGCTAACTGTTCAGAAGGCAAACTTATTAGCTATGAATTTCTATATGAGTAAGCTAAG ATATATCATATCAGCCACGTCGCCTTCTAAGGCTAATCCAATG CTGGAGAAGAGTTATGAAATTCTTTGCAGAACATTTGATGACGATGCTAAAACTATTTTTGAGGTACAGCACTCAGTACACCATTAG
- the LOC123909795 gene encoding N-alpha-acetyltransferase 40 isoform X3: protein MDSETFQRRRRTNSTHNKNNAVVGEERLNRSEVLAKKKAIEQLIKAANAKIDQLAFFPSYRHFKINGLSVCLKSGHGNKLSSPVKRYIQNLLKLNMEGPYGSEWQEEEKVKRREMVDPEARYIFVHVVPNSNVDDMTTVLTEEDTSTSCQEDSSPLVGFVHYRFVSEEDVPVLYVYELQLEPRVQGKGLGKFLMELIELIAQKNCMGAVMLTVQKANLLAMNFYMSKLRYIISATSPSKANPMLEKSYEILCRTFDDDAKTIFEVI from the exons ATGGACTCCGAGACCTTCCAACGACGCCGTCGAACCAATTCCACTCACAACAAAAACAACGCCGTCGTAGGAGAGGAAAGGTTGAACCGCAGCGAG GTACTTGCAAAGAAGAAAGCCATTGAACAACTCATCAAAGCAGCAAATGCCAAAATTGATCAACTCGCATTTTTCCCCTCTTATCGCCACTTCAAAATTAACG GTCTCTCGGTGTGTTTGAAGTCGGGACATGGCAATAAACTTTCCTCTCCGGTTAAACGTTATATTCAGAATCTCCTTAAG CTTAACATGGAAGGGCCATATGGATCTGAGTGGCAAGAGGAAGAAAAGGTGAAGCGTAGAGAAATGGTTGATCCCGAAGCACGCTATATATTTGTGCATGTGGTTCCTAATTCAAATGTTGATGACATGACAACGGTGTTGACTGAGGAAGATACTTCGACAAGTTGTCAAGAAGATAGTAGCCCCTTGGTTGGATTTGTACATTACCGCTTTGTTTCGGAAGAAGATGTACCTGTGCTTTATGTGTATGAACTACAGCTTGAGCCTCGCGTCCAGGGGAAAGGATTGGGAAAGTTTCTAATGGAACTTATTGAGCTTATCGCCCAAAAG AACTGCATGGGTGCTGTCATGCTAACTGTTCAGAAGGCAAACTTATTAGCTATGAATTTCTATATGAGTAAGCTAAG ATATATCATATCAGCCACGTCGCCTTCTAAGGCTAATCCAATG CTGGAGAAGAGTTATGAAATTCTTTGCAGAACATTTGATGACGATGCTAAAACTATTTTTGAG GTTATCTGA
- the LOC123909795 gene encoding N-alpha-acetyltransferase 40 isoform X6 — MEGPYGSEWQEEEKVKRREMVDPEARYIFVHVVPNSNVDDMTTVLTEEDTSTSCQEDSSPLVGFVHYRFVSEEDVPVLYVYELQLEPRVQGKGLGKFLMELIELIAQKNCMGAVMLTVQKANLLAMNFYMSKLRYIISATSPSKANPMLEKSYEILCRTFDDDAKTIFEVI, encoded by the exons ATGGAAGGGCCATATGGATCTGAGTGGCAAGAGGAAGAAAAGGTGAAGCGTAGAGAAATGGTTGATCCCGAAGCACGCTATATATTTGTGCATGTGGTTCCTAATTCAAATGTTGATGACATGACAACGGTGTTGACTGAGGAAGATACTTCGACAAGTTGTCAAGAAGATAGTAGCCCCTTGGTTGGATTTGTACATTACCGCTTTGTTTCGGAAGAAGATGTACCTGTGCTTTATGTGTATGAACTACAGCTTGAGCCTCGCGTCCAGGGGAAAGGATTGGGAAAGTTTCTAATGGAACTTATTGAGCTTATCGCCCAAAAG AACTGCATGGGTGCTGTCATGCTAACTGTTCAGAAGGCAAACTTATTAGCTATGAATTTCTATATGAGTAAGCTAAG ATATATCATATCAGCCACGTCGCCTTCTAAGGCTAATCCAATG CTGGAGAAGAGTTATGAAATTCTTTGCAGAACATTTGATGACGATGCTAAAACTATTTTTGAG GTTATCTGA
- the LOC123909795 gene encoding N-alpha-acetyltransferase 40 isoform X5: protein MEGPYGSEWQEEEKVKRREMVDPEARYIFVHVVPNSNVDDMTTVLTEEDTSTSCQEDSSPLVGFVHYRFVSEEDVPVLYVYELQLEPRVQGKGLGKFLMELIELIAQKNCMGAVMLTVQKANLLAMNFYMSKLRYIISATSPSKANPMLEKSYEILCRTFDDDAKTIFEDSE from the exons ATGGAAGGGCCATATGGATCTGAGTGGCAAGAGGAAGAAAAGGTGAAGCGTAGAGAAATGGTTGATCCCGAAGCACGCTATATATTTGTGCATGTGGTTCCTAATTCAAATGTTGATGACATGACAACGGTGTTGACTGAGGAAGATACTTCGACAAGTTGTCAAGAAGATAGTAGCCCCTTGGTTGGATTTGTACATTACCGCTTTGTTTCGGAAGAAGATGTACCTGTGCTTTATGTGTATGAACTACAGCTTGAGCCTCGCGTCCAGGGGAAAGGATTGGGAAAGTTTCTAATGGAACTTATTGAGCTTATCGCCCAAAAG AACTGCATGGGTGCTGTCATGCTAACTGTTCAGAAGGCAAACTTATTAGCTATGAATTTCTATATGAGTAAGCTAAG ATATATCATATCAGCCACGTCGCCTTCTAAGGCTAATCCAATG CTGGAGAAGAGTTATGAAATTCTTTGCAGAACATTTGATGACGATGCTAAAACTATTTTTGAG GATAGTGAATGA
- the LOC123909795 gene encoding N-alpha-acetyltransferase 40 isoform X4, translating into MEGPYGSEWQEEEKVKRREMVDPEARYIFVHVVPNSNVDDMTTVLTEEDTSTSCQEDSSPLVGFVHYRFVSEEDVPVLYVYELQLEPRVQGKGLGKFLMELIELIAQKNCMGAVMLTVQKANLLAMNFYMSKLRYIISATSPSKANPMLEKSYEILCRTFDDDAKTIFEVQHSVHH; encoded by the exons ATGGAAGGGCCATATGGATCTGAGTGGCAAGAGGAAGAAAAGGTGAAGCGTAGAGAAATGGTTGATCCCGAAGCACGCTATATATTTGTGCATGTGGTTCCTAATTCAAATGTTGATGACATGACAACGGTGTTGACTGAGGAAGATACTTCGACAAGTTGTCAAGAAGATAGTAGCCCCTTGGTTGGATTTGTACATTACCGCTTTGTTTCGGAAGAAGATGTACCTGTGCTTTATGTGTATGAACTACAGCTTGAGCCTCGCGTCCAGGGGAAAGGATTGGGAAAGTTTCTAATGGAACTTATTGAGCTTATCGCCCAAAAG AACTGCATGGGTGCTGTCATGCTAACTGTTCAGAAGGCAAACTTATTAGCTATGAATTTCTATATGAGTAAGCTAAG ATATATCATATCAGCCACGTCGCCTTCTAAGGCTAATCCAATG CTGGAGAAGAGTTATGAAATTCTTTGCAGAACATTTGATGACGATGCTAAAACTATTTTTGAGGTACAGCACTCAGTACACCATTAG